The uncultured Cohaesibacter sp. genomic sequence TGTTCTTCCCGCGTGACCGAGAACCAGTATTTGAACAGGCGTACGCCCGAGCGGCAGATCATGCGTTCGAATTCCGGCGTCTGGCGCATGAATTCGAGATATTCATTGGGTGTGCAGAAGCCCATGACCCGTTCGACACCGGCGCGGTTGTACCATGAGCGGTCAAACAGCACGAGCTCGCCTGCCGAGGGCAGGTGCTCGACATAGCGTTGGTAGTACCATTGGGTGCGTTCCCGCTCGCTTGGCTTGTTGAGCGCCACGACGCGGGCCATGCGGGGGTTGAGATGTTCCATAAAGCGCTTGATGGTGCCACCCTTGCCCGCAGCATCGCGCCCTTCGAACAGAAGGACCACTTTCTGTCCGGTTTCCTCGACCCATTTCTGCGCCTTGAGCAGTTCGACCTGAAGCAGGTTCTTCTGCTTCTCGTAGGTCGTGCGCTTCATCTTCGTTTTGTAGGGATAGACGCCCTGTTCGAACACGCGATGGATTTCCTGCGGATCGTGTCGCATCTCAGCGAGCTGATGCAGCGCATCCCCCCTTGGGTTCGCTTCGGTCACAACGGCAGGTTCCTCGACGTCCGTGCCGGGTGATTCCGACTCATTTTCATTCGATGCTTCGATGAGGTCGGGCTTCGGCAGATCGGAAGGGCTCGTCATTTTGTGGTCCTCTCTTGTCGTGAGTTGCCCCATGATAACCCATTTTGGTTAATATGCAGTGATGTGATTTTGCCTTTGTGGCCGTTCGCAATGGCGCAGATTGCCGCGAGAAAAGCGTAATCGTTGCATAAATGACACGCAAATCGGGAAAGTGTTTTGTTAACCATCTTGCTTCATGGTTTTTGCCCGTGTTCAGCCACAATATGCTGCCACATTCGTCCTAGCCACGATGGCCCGCTTCTAGATGATGGCGCTTGCATGTCAGCTTTGATGACTGCGTCACCACTTGAGGAGGCTCCCGAAAAAGCAGGGCACTTCAAGACCGATC encodes the following:
- the ppk2 gene encoding polyphosphate kinase 2 — translated: MTSPSDLPKPDLIEASNENESESPGTDVEEPAVVTEANPRGDALHQLAEMRHDPQEIHRVFEQGVYPYKTKMKRTTYEKQKNLLQVELLKAQKWVEETGQKVVLLFEGRDAAGKGGTIKRFMEHLNPRMARVVALNKPSERERTQWYYQRYVEHLPSAGELVLFDRSWYNRAGVERVMGFCTPNEYLEFMRQTPEFERMICRSGVRLFKYWFSVTREEQRRRFASRETDPLKQWKLSPIDKASLDKWEDYTEAKEAMFFYTDTADAPWTIIKSNDKKRARLNCMQHFLSSLPYPNKDTRLVHGPDPLIVGHSGYVIGRDHHILGKSLTPDVTE